A single window of Cellulomonas sp. NTE-D12 DNA harbors:
- the disA gene encoding DNA integrity scanning diadenylate cyclase DisA, with translation MVPAPSQEELLRSTLSAVAPGSGLRDGLERILRGRTGALIVLGMDQAVERLCSGGFVLDVEFSATRLRELCKMDGAVVLDPATNRIVRAAVQLLPDPSIETSESGTRHRTAERVAKQTGLPVISVSASMRIIAIYVGDARHQLEDSTTILSRANQALATLERYKARLDEVSGTLSALEIEDLVTVRDVSAVVQRLEMVRRISEEIDGYVVELGSDGRLLALQLDELIAGAGADRALVIRDYVDTSRRDVDQVLAALADLTSTELLDLAHIARVLGLPGSTDTLDGAVGPRGYRLLSRVPRLPSTVVDRLVAHFGGLQKLLAAGVDDLMSVDGVGEQRARSVREGLSRLAESSILERYV, from the coding sequence CTGGTGCCTGCGCCGTCCCAGGAGGAGCTGCTCCGCTCCACCCTCAGCGCCGTCGCGCCCGGCAGCGGCCTGCGCGACGGGCTCGAGCGCATCCTGCGGGGGCGTACCGGCGCGCTGATCGTCCTCGGCATGGATCAGGCCGTGGAGCGCCTGTGCTCCGGCGGGTTCGTGCTGGACGTCGAGTTCAGCGCCACCCGCCTGCGCGAGCTGTGCAAGATGGACGGCGCCGTGGTGCTGGACCCGGCGACCAACCGCATCGTCCGCGCCGCGGTCCAGCTGCTGCCGGACCCCAGCATCGAGACGTCCGAGTCGGGCACCCGCCACCGCACCGCCGAGCGCGTCGCCAAGCAGACCGGCCTGCCGGTGATCTCGGTGTCCGCCTCGATGCGGATCATCGCGATCTACGTCGGCGACGCGCGGCACCAGCTCGAGGACTCGACCACAATCCTGTCCCGCGCCAACCAGGCGCTGGCGACGCTGGAGCGGTACAAGGCCCGGCTGGACGAGGTCAGCGGCACCCTGTCGGCGCTGGAGATCGAGGACCTGGTCACCGTGCGGGACGTGTCCGCCGTGGTGCAGCGTCTGGAGATGGTGCGCCGCATCAGCGAGGAGATCGACGGCTACGTCGTCGAGCTCGGTTCCGACGGCCGGCTGCTGGCGCTCCAGCTCGACGAGCTGATCGCCGGCGCCGGTGCCGACCGGGCTCTGGTGATCCGCGACTACGTCGACACCTCCCGCCGCGACGTCGACCAGGTGCTCGCCGCACTGGCCGACCTGACGTCCACCGAGCTGCTGGACCTGGCGCACATCGCCCGGGTGCTGGGCCTGCCCGGCAGCACCGACACGCTCGACGGCGCGGTCGGGCCCCGCGGCTACCGCCTGCTGTCGCGGGTCCCCCGGCTGCCCAGCACCGTGGTCGACCGGCTCGTCGCGCACTTCGGCGGCCTGCAGAAGCTCCTCGCGGCCGGCGTGGACGACCTGATGTCCGTCGACGGTGTCGGCGAGCAGCGTGCCCGGTCGGTGCGCGAGGGCCTGTCCCGGCTGGCGGAGTCCAGCATCCTCGAGCGCTACGTCTAG
- the radA gene encoding DNA repair protein RadA, producing the protein MTSTSVRRPATPRGDAARADRSRPAFRCVECGWTTSKWVGRCGECQAWGSVSEDVGPGGGAPRTAAVVPTRSPARPIGEIDVEAARARPTGVPELDRVLGGGLVPGAVVLLAGEPGVGKSTLLLDVAARTAAAGRTVLYITGEESAGQVRLRADRIGALHPGLLLADETDLATVLGHVEQVDPDLLVLDSVQTVASALVDGTAGGVAQVREVAAALIATAKSRDLPVVLVGHVTKDGSVAGPRTLEHLVDVVCQFEGDRHSRLRMLRATKNRYGPTDEVGCFDLSERGIVGLADPSGLFVSQALHPVPGTCLTVTLEGRRPLATEVQALVAPSAAPNPRRTTSGVDSARLSMVLAVLQRRLGARLSDQDVYVSTVGGARVVEPAADLALALATVSAREDETLVRGLVAVGEVGLAGEIRTVAGVDRRLAEAARLGFRRAVVPAGSLEGLVVPEGMQVIGAGDLAQAVDAAGVGVPAGVTRLRGGQHG; encoded by the coding sequence GTGACCAGCACCTCCGTCCGCCGCCCGGCGACCCCACGTGGTGACGCCGCGCGCGCCGACCGCAGCCGCCCGGCCTTCCGCTGCGTCGAATGCGGGTGGACAACGTCGAAGTGGGTGGGCCGCTGCGGCGAGTGCCAGGCCTGGGGGTCGGTGTCCGAGGACGTCGGGCCGGGCGGCGGGGCGCCCCGCACGGCGGCGGTGGTGCCGACGCGGTCGCCCGCGCGGCCCATCGGCGAGATCGACGTCGAGGCCGCACGGGCCCGCCCGACGGGCGTCCCGGAGCTGGACCGCGTGCTCGGCGGGGGCCTGGTGCCCGGCGCCGTCGTGCTGCTGGCCGGCGAGCCGGGCGTCGGCAAGTCCACGCTGCTGCTCGACGTCGCGGCGCGCACGGCCGCTGCCGGCCGCACCGTGCTCTACATCACCGGCGAGGAGTCCGCGGGCCAGGTCCGGCTGCGCGCCGACCGCATCGGAGCGCTGCACCCCGGACTGCTGCTCGCGGACGAGACGGACCTCGCCACCGTCCTGGGCCACGTCGAGCAGGTCGACCCCGACCTGCTGGTGCTGGACTCGGTGCAGACGGTCGCGTCCGCCCTGGTGGACGGCACGGCCGGCGGTGTCGCGCAGGTCCGGGAGGTCGCCGCCGCGCTGATCGCCACCGCCAAGAGCCGCGACCTGCCCGTCGTGCTCGTCGGTCATGTCACCAAGGACGGGTCGGTGGCCGGTCCCCGCACGCTCGAGCACCTGGTGGACGTGGTCTGCCAGTTCGAGGGCGACCGCCACTCCCGCCTCAGGATGCTGCGCGCCACCAAGAACCGGTACGGCCCGACGGACGAGGTCGGCTGCTTCGACCTGTCGGAGCGCGGCATCGTCGGCCTGGCCGACCCGAGCGGTCTGTTCGTGTCCCAGGCGCTGCACCCGGTGCCGGGCACCTGCCTGACCGTGACGCTCGAGGGCCGCCGCCCCCTGGCCACCGAGGTGCAGGCGCTGGTGGCGCCCAGCGCGGCACCGAACCCGCGCCGGACGACGTCCGGCGTCGACTCCGCGCGGCTGTCGATGGTGCTCGCCGTGCTGCAGCGCCGGCTCGGCGCGCGCCTGTCCGACCAGGACGTCTACGTGTCCACCGTCGGCGGCGCCCGGGTGGTCGAGCCGGCGGCCGACCTGGCGCTGGCGCTCGCCACCGTCAGCGCGCGGGAGGACGAGACGCTGGTGCGGGGGCTGGTCGCCGTGGGCGAGGTGGGCCTCGCCGGCGAGATCCGGACGGTGGCCGGCGTGGACCGGCGGCTCGCGGAGGCGGCTCGGCTCGGCTTCCGGCGGGCCGTGGTGCCGGCCGGCAGCCTCGAGGGCCTCGTCGTCCCGGAGGGCATGCAGGTGATCGGCGCCGGCGACCTGGCACAGGCCGTCGACGCCGCGGGCGTCGGTGTCCCCGCCGGCGTGACTCGGCTGCGGGGTGGCCAGCACGGCTGA